In a genomic window of Bradyrhizobium ontarionense:
- a CDS encoding ABC transporter substrate-binding protein, whose protein sequence is MLQLLKGLSASLALLLLGAVAQAGTVTVYTALEEDEIADYVKAAKTALPDVDLKVLRLSTGDLGARIIAESGNPQHDVIWGWAVTNMLDPRITALLEPYEVKGADKLPGSAKGTDASWFAATGYVTAFCVNTEVLKAKNLPMPTSWKDLTNPVYKGEVVLPNPVSSGTGYMQIAGILQSQGEEKGWQFLKALDGNVAQYIKSGSRPCKAARAGEFAIGGSLAFAAIKSIEEGFPIKMVIPTDGAGYELEASGLMKAAKNKADAKRFLDWTLSPEAAALYTSYKELVTISGTAPSKAAQTAGFPAEIAKTVYPIDFARSARERDGILNTWQTSIGR, encoded by the coding sequence ATGTTGCAGCTGTTGAAAGGCCTCTCCGCAAGTCTCGCTCTGCTTCTGCTCGGCGCGGTGGCGCAGGCGGGGACGGTGACGGTCTATACCGCGCTGGAAGAGGACGAGATCGCCGACTATGTGAAGGCGGCCAAGACCGCGCTGCCCGACGTCGATCTCAAGGTGCTCCGGCTGTCGACCGGCGATCTCGGTGCGCGCATCATCGCCGAATCCGGCAATCCGCAGCATGACGTGATCTGGGGCTGGGCCGTCACCAACATGCTCGACCCGCGCATCACCGCGCTGCTCGAACCCTATGAGGTCAAGGGCGCCGACAAGCTGCCGGGCTCCGCCAAGGGCACTGACGCCAGCTGGTTCGCCGCGACGGGTTATGTCACGGCGTTCTGCGTCAACACCGAGGTGCTGAAGGCGAAGAATCTGCCGATGCCGACCTCGTGGAAGGATCTCACCAACCCCGTCTACAAGGGCGAGGTGGTGCTGCCGAACCCCGTCTCCTCCGGCACGGGCTACATGCAGATCGCCGGCATCCTGCAGTCGCAGGGCGAGGAAAAAGGCTGGCAGTTCCTGAAAGCCCTCGACGGCAACGTCGCCCAATACATCAAGTCCGGCTCGCGGCCCTGCAAGGCGGCGCGCGCCGGCGAATTCGCCATCGGCGGCTCGCTCGCCTTCGCCGCGATCAAGTCGATCGAAGAGGGGTTTCCGATCAAGATGGTGATCCCGACCGATGGCGCGGGCTATGAGCTCGAAGCCTCCGGGCTGATGAAGGCGGCCAAGAACAAGGCCGATGCCAAGCGCTTCCTCGACTGGACGCTGTCGCCGGAGGCAGCCGCGCTCTACACCAGCTACAAGGAGCTCGTGACCATCTCCGGCACGGCGCCGTCGAAGGCCGCGCAGACCGCGGGCTTCCCGGCCGAAATCGCCAAGACGGTCTATCCGATCGACTTTGCCCGCTCGGCCAGGGAGCGCGACGGCATCCTGAACACGTGGCAGACCAGCATCGGCCGCTGA
- a CDS encoding ABC transporter ATP-binding protein: MTLELDRLHKTFDDFVAIDRISLTVEGSEFVCLLGPSGCGKTTLLRIIAGLLTHDSGRLLLDGRDLSAVPARERGFGIVFQSYSLFPNMTVAENIGYGMRIRKVDRARIAARVAELLELIKLPDLADRLPYQLSGGQQQRVALARAVAVDPRLILLDEPLSALDAKVRADLRVEIRELQRRLGIPTIMVTHDQEEAMILSDRIVCMNAGRVEQVGAPQELYLRPATRFVADFMGSSNLLPTDWVREAMPALMASRPDGADAEYLACLRPEHVRLQSSSNGEARVVDISFLGHISRTRVAWKGRELMVQTGHVEDLAPGAAVAVSVDAAGCGWVRA; this comes from the coding sequence ATGACGCTCGAGCTCGACCGTCTCCACAAGACCTTCGACGATTTCGTCGCGATCGACCGCATCTCGCTCACGGTCGAGGGCAGCGAGTTCGTCTGCCTGCTTGGGCCGAGCGGCTGCGGCAAGACCACCTTGCTGCGCATCATCGCCGGTCTGCTCACCCATGACAGCGGCCGGCTGCTGCTCGATGGCAGGGATCTCAGCGCGGTGCCGGCGCGCGAGCGCGGCTTCGGCATCGTATTCCAGTCCTACTCGCTGTTCCCCAACATGACCGTCGCCGAGAACATCGGCTACGGCATGCGCATTCGCAAAGTGGATCGCGCCAGGATCGCCGCCCGCGTCGCCGAGCTGCTGGAGCTGATCAAGCTGCCTGACCTCGCCGACCGCCTGCCGTATCAGCTGTCCGGCGGCCAGCAGCAGCGCGTCGCGCTGGCGCGTGCCGTCGCGGTCGATCCACGGCTGATCCTGCTCGACGAGCCGCTGTCGGCGCTCGACGCCAAGGTGCGCGCCGATCTGCGCGTCGAGATCCGCGAACTGCAGCGTCGGCTCGGCATCCCCACCATCATGGTCACCCACGATCAGGAGGAGGCGATGATTCTCTCCGACCGGATCGTCTGCATGAACGCCGGCCGCGTCGAGCAGGTCGGCGCACCCCAGGAGCTCTATCTGCGGCCGGCGACGCGGTTTGTCGCCGACTTCATGGGCAGCAGCAATCTGCTGCCGACCGACTGGGTGCGCGAGGCGATGCCGGCGCTGATGGCCTCGCGCCCTGATGGCGCCGATGCGGAATACCTCGCCTGCCTGAGGCCTGAACACGTCCGGCTGCAATCTTCGAGCAACGGCGAGGCGCGGGTGGTGGACATCTCCTTCCTCGGTCATATCAGCCGCACCCGCGTCGCTTGGAAGGGCCGCGAGCTGATGGTCCAGACCGGTCATGTCGAGGACCTCGCGCCAGGGGCTGCCGTCGCCGTCTCGGTCGACGCCGCCGGATGCGGCTGGGTGCGCGCATGA
- a CDS encoding ABC transporter permease subunit yields MSIAAVDVAERSGFRLRRAGGDRLLVAAAVALPCLALLIFFVFPLAMMLWRSLVADDGTIGFANYVALVRTPGIVKATVNSLTLGLATTAVCLLLGFVLAYAMTRTRVPGPRVTAAVLALPMLAPSLVLGLGLIFLLGRNGLISGIIGKRIDIYGFPGLLIADVLYALPQAVLILKAALAHADARYYDAAEVMGAGRWRQFFDITLPNVKFGLLSAGFVVFTVTITDFGNAAVIGGDYAVLATEIYNQVTGQMKFGIGAVVGLLLLAPTGIAVYIERVAAQRQFGGGAEGAVPPQLRFIPARDVPLSIVTGLVTLSVLAVIGVVVYASFMRLWPYRLTFTLKHYDITLSGGYAPLWTSLLVSLMAAGLGTLLLFALVYGIRRLPSLAAKIVYLVAVMPVGVPGLVLGLSYIFAFNIAGSPLSVLYGSTLLLALCNFYHYHTQGFLTMVTGMRAVPPALEEAATCLGSGAGQVLANVIIPVMTPTLVSVFFFLFMRSMVTLSAVIFLVTPSLGIAAVSVMRLDEAGFVSQAAAFSTCIMLVVCMAALAMQLALKWLAARGGRR; encoded by the coding sequence ATGAGCATCGCTGCGGTCGACGTCGCGGAGCGGAGCGGATTTCGCTTGCGACGGGCCGGCGGCGATCGTCTGCTGGTCGCCGCCGCCGTGGCGCTGCCATGTCTCGCGCTGCTCATCTTTTTCGTCTTCCCGCTCGCCATGATGCTGTGGCGCAGCCTGGTCGCCGATGACGGCACGATCGGCTTTGCCAACTACGTCGCTCTGGTGCGCACGCCCGGCATCGTCAAGGCGACCGTCAACAGCCTCACGCTCGGGCTTGCCACGACCGCCGTGTGTCTCCTGCTTGGCTTCGTGCTGGCCTATGCGATGACCCGGACCCGCGTGCCCGGACCGCGCGTCACCGCCGCGGTGCTGGCACTGCCGATGCTGGCGCCGTCGCTGGTGCTCGGCCTCGGGCTGATCTTCCTGCTCGGCCGCAACGGCCTGATCAGCGGCATCATCGGCAAGCGCATCGACATCTACGGCTTCCCGGGCCTGCTGATCGCCGACGTGCTCTACGCGCTGCCGCAGGCGGTGCTGATCCTGAAAGCCGCGCTCGCCCATGCCGACGCCCGCTATTACGACGCCGCCGAGGTGATGGGCGCCGGGCGCTGGCGCCAGTTCTTCGACATCACCCTGCCGAACGTGAAGTTCGGTCTGCTCAGCGCCGGCTTCGTCGTGTTCACGGTCACGATCACCGATTTCGGCAACGCCGCCGTGATCGGCGGCGACTATGCGGTGCTGGCGACCGAGATCTACAACCAGGTCACCGGGCAGATGAAGTTCGGCATCGGCGCCGTGGTCGGTCTCTTGCTGCTCGCGCCGACCGGGATCGCGGTCTACATCGAGCGCGTCGCCGCGCAGCGCCAGTTCGGTGGCGGAGCCGAAGGCGCCGTGCCGCCGCAGTTGCGCTTCATCCCGGCGCGCGACGTGCCGCTGTCCATCGTCACCGGTCTCGTGACGCTGTCTGTGCTCGCCGTCATCGGCGTCGTCGTCTACGCGAGCTTCATGCGGCTGTGGCCGTACCGTCTGACCTTCACGCTCAAGCATTACGACATCACCCTGAGCGGCGGCTACGCGCCGCTGTGGACCTCGCTGCTGGTGTCGCTGATGGCCGCCGGACTCGGCACTCTGCTGCTGTTTGCGCTGGTCTATGGCATCCGCCGGCTGCCATCGCTGGCGGCCAAGATCGTCTATCTCGTCGCGGTGATGCCGGTCGGCGTGCCCGGCCTGGTGCTCGGCCTGTCCTACATCTTCGCCTTCAACATCGCGGGATCGCCGCTGTCGGTGCTCTACGGCTCGACGCTTCTCCTCGCGCTCTGCAACTTCTACCACTATCACACCCAGGGTTTCCTCACGATGGTGACCGGCATGCGCGCCGTGCCGCCGGCTTTGGAGGAGGCCGCAACTTGCCTCGGCAGCGGTGCGGGCCAGGTGCTCGCCAACGTCATCATTCCGGTGATGACGCCGACCTTGGTCTCGGTGTTCTTCTTCCTGTTCATGCGCTCGATGGTGACGTTGTCCGCGGTCATCTTCCTGGTCACGCCGTCGCTCGGCATCGCCGCGGTGTCGGTGATGCGGCTCGACGAGGCCGGCTTCGTGTCGCAGGCCGCGGCGTTCTCGACCTGCATCATGCTGGTGGTCTGCATGGCGGCGCTGGCGATGCAGCTGGCGCTGAAATGGCTCGCGGCGCGCGGCGGGCGCCGATGA
- a CDS encoding DeoR/GlpR family DNA-binding transcription regulator, with amino-acid sequence MMLQEDRHQRIRALLATVGRATTDRIATDLGVSRETVRRDVLALEARGELRRVHGGVAAIAEPEPPITVRARVRLAEKTRIAQAAARLVSPGQTLFLDVGSTVSILARELATLSGLTIVTNSFEVATIIGGSSGERSNRVIVLGGELGSTMPATFGSTTVAEIQRWQADVALLSPVGIDHRYGATSFDLEEANVARAMVAAAKRVLILADHSKIGQTSRVAYCAPDRIDSLITDARAAEDAALGALRTVVGGVVIA; translated from the coding sequence ATGATGCTGCAGGAGGACCGTCATCAGCGCATCCGCGCGCTGCTCGCCACCGTCGGCCGCGCGACCACCGACCGCATCGCCACCGATCTCGGCGTCTCCCGCGAGACCGTACGCCGCGACGTGCTCGCGCTGGAAGCGCGCGGCGAGCTGCGCCGTGTCCATGGCGGCGTCGCAGCGATCGCCGAGCCCGAGCCGCCGATCACGGTTCGCGCCCGGGTGCGCCTCGCTGAGAAGACGCGCATCGCTCAGGCCGCGGCGCGTCTCGTCAGCCCCGGCCAGACGCTGTTTCTCGATGTCGGCTCGACGGTCTCGATTCTTGCGCGCGAGCTCGCGACGCTGTCTGGCTTGACCATCGTCACCAATTCCTTCGAGGTCGCCACCATCATCGGCGGGTCGTCCGGTGAGCGCAGCAATCGCGTCATCGTGCTCGGCGGCGAGCTCGGCAGCACGATGCCGGCGACGTTCGGCTCGACCACGGTCGCGGAGATCCAGCGCTGGCAGGCCGATGTCGCGCTGCTGTCGCCGGTCGGGATCGACCATCGCTATGGCGCCACCAGCTTCGACCTCGAGGAGGCGAACGTCGCCCGCGCGATGGTCGCAGCGGCGAAGCGCGTGCTGATTCTCGCCGACCACAGCAAGATCGGTCAGACCAGCCGCGTCGCCTATTGCGCACCCGACCGCATCGACAGCCTGATCACCGATGCGCGCGCCGCAGAGGATGCTGCGCTCGGCGCGTTGCGCACTGTGGTCGGGGGTGTCGTCATCGCCTGA
- a CDS encoding Lin0512 family protein: MARIRCITEMGMGVDVHGRDATKAAKRAVSDAIRHSSLGFFRMVGKTPQDMLVDVTIGVPNPEAVDTAAVAKELPYGTVTVTAVKGGLEIPAEAGSDAIIIANAAVLVSLDDGK, translated from the coding sequence ATGGCGCGCATCCGCTGTATCACCGAGATGGGCATGGGCGTCGACGTCCATGGCCGCGACGCCACTAAGGCCGCCAAGCGCGCGGTGTCGGATGCGATCCGCCATTCCAGCCTCGGCTTCTTCCGCATGGTCGGCAAGACGCCGCAGGACATGCTCGTCGACGTCACCATCGGCGTGCCGAATCCGGAGGCGGTGGACACTGCGGCTGTCGCCAAGGAACTGCCCTATGGCACGGTGACCGTGACCGCCGTGAAGGGCGGACTGGAAATTCCCGCCGAGGCCGGCAGCGACGCCATCATCATCGCCAATGCTGCTGTTCTCGTCAGCCTCGATGACGGCAAGTGA
- a CDS encoding SWIM zinc finger family protein, with protein MGQPRQETAPSARFDVASLRERAGDKAFTRGESYFRDGEVEILSVEPARVLARVAGTEDYRAELKGGGKTFLGHCSCRAFADWGFCKHLVAVGLAANAAGDGEMAESDATSRIRAHLKSRGVDALVDMIVQIAENDVNLFQRLSLAATAFEGSDAVVERKLGKAIDGTIRVRGFVDYSEAGNWASGVDDVLETIEALVPAGRGALALKLVERAIDRIMQALPHVDDSDGEGSDLLGRAAGIHLSAAEQSRPEPVQFAKHLFAREMAEEVACLGGALDTYAAVLGEPGLAAYRAAAERAWRKLPALTPRSREQPANYSQLMEIMDFFAARDGDLDARIALRARDLSTPHSYRRLAEFCLASGRKDLALRYAEEGLWTFEDDDRQDDRLVRFVVDLLLQDGRKADAEAHLWRVFGKDPDLGLYELLCKVGGETVKQRAIRVLEELAAKPLPGVRIARAPNLLVKVLLTEGLFDRAWAIASRFPLARDLEEELARATEKTHPAQVLAMYQRWAEQLANSGDNLGYEKAAELIRRMATLRPAKEHVTYVLEFKVRHGRKRNLMKLLG; from the coding sequence ATGGGACAACCTCGCCAGGAAACCGCCCCCAGCGCACGCTTCGACGTTGCGAGTCTGCGCGAGCGGGCCGGCGACAAGGCGTTCACGCGCGGCGAAAGCTATTTTCGCGACGGCGAGGTCGAGATCCTGTCGGTGGAGCCCGCACGCGTGCTGGCGCGGGTCGCCGGTACCGAAGATTATCGCGCGGAGCTGAAGGGCGGCGGAAAGACGTTCCTCGGTCATTGCTCCTGTCGCGCCTTTGCGGATTGGGGCTTCTGCAAGCACTTGGTCGCGGTCGGGCTGGCGGCCAACGCCGCGGGCGACGGCGAGATGGCAGAGTCCGACGCCACGTCGCGGATCCGCGCTCATCTGAAATCCCGCGGGGTCGATGCGCTCGTCGACATGATCGTGCAGATCGCCGAGAACGACGTGAACCTGTTCCAGCGATTGTCGCTGGCCGCGACGGCGTTTGAAGGCAGCGACGCGGTCGTCGAGCGGAAACTCGGCAAGGCCATCGACGGTACGATCCGCGTGCGAGGATTCGTCGACTATTCCGAGGCCGGCAACTGGGCCAGCGGTGTCGACGACGTGTTGGAGACGATCGAGGCGCTGGTGCCCGCCGGACGAGGCGCGCTCGCGCTCAAGCTCGTCGAGCGGGCGATCGATCGCATCATGCAGGCGCTGCCGCATGTCGACGATTCCGATGGTGAGGGCAGCGATCTGCTCGGGCGTGCGGCCGGGATCCATCTGTCGGCTGCGGAGCAGTCGCGGCCCGAACCGGTCCAGTTTGCGAAGCATCTGTTCGCGCGGGAGATGGCGGAGGAGGTTGCTTGTCTGGGCGGTGCGCTCGACACCTATGCCGCTGTGCTGGGCGAGCCGGGCCTTGCCGCATACCGTGCCGCGGCCGAGCGGGCCTGGCGCAAGCTGCCGGCGCTGACGCCGCGATCGCGCGAGCAGCCGGCGAACTATTCGCAGCTGATGGAGATCATGGATTTCTTCGCCGCGCGCGACGGTGACCTCGACGCGCGCATTGCGCTGCGTGCGAGGGATCTCTCGACGCCGCACAGCTATCGTCGTCTCGCCGAATTCTGTCTCGCCAGTGGCCGCAAGGACCTGGCTCTGCGCTATGCGGAGGAAGGGCTTTGGACGTTCGAGGATGATGATCGGCAGGACGATCGGCTGGTCCGCTTTGTCGTCGATCTTCTGTTGCAGGATGGCCGCAAGGCCGACGCGGAGGCGCACCTCTGGCGCGTGTTCGGCAAGGACCCGGACCTGGGCCTCTATGAACTGCTCTGCAAGGTCGGTGGCGAGACCGTCAAGCAGCGCGCGATCCGGGTTCTGGAGGAGCTCGCAGCCAAGCCTTTGCCTGGGGTTCGGATCGCGCGGGCGCCCAATCTCCTCGTCAAGGTTCTGTTGACCGAAGGCCTGTTCGACCGGGCCTGGGCCATTGCGAGCCGTTTCCCGCTGGCGCGCGATCTGGAGGAGGAGCTTGCCCGGGCGACCGAGAAGACACATCCTGCGCAGGTGCTCGCTATGTATCAGCGGTGGGCCGAGCAGTTGGCGAATAGTGGAGACAATCTTGGTTATGAGAAGGCTGCCGAGCTGATCCGGCGCATGGCCACGCTGCGGCCGGCCAAGGAGCACGTGACGTATGTGCTCGAGTTCAAAGTGCGCCATGGGCGCAAGCGCAACCTGATGAAGCTGCTGGGATGA
- a CDS encoding NADAR family protein yields the protein MTIEDVEALKQAIASGRTPAFLLFWGHTAKTDEIGKHVLSQWWPAAFSLDGRTYATAEHYMMAHKAELFGDQETRDAILAAPGPSQAKTLGRAVRGFDDDRWIAHRFDVAVRGNVAKFGQNPELAAWLRSTGDAVLVEASPVDRIWGIGLAADDARAREPARWRGLNLLGFALMKVRAALQ from the coding sequence ATGACGATCGAAGACGTCGAGGCCCTGAAGCAGGCGATCGCCTCCGGCCGAACGCCGGCGTTTCTGCTGTTCTGGGGACACACCGCAAAGACGGACGAGATCGGCAAGCACGTGCTCAGCCAGTGGTGGCCGGCGGCGTTCTCGCTCGATGGCCGGACCTATGCGACCGCCGAGCACTACATGATGGCGCACAAGGCCGAGTTGTTCGGAGACCAGGAGACGCGCGACGCCATTCTGGCGGCGCCCGGTCCGTCGCAGGCAAAAACTCTCGGGCGGGCGGTGCGCGGCTTCGACGACGATCGCTGGATCGCACACCGGTTCGATGTCGCGGTGCGCGGCAATGTCGCCAAGTTTGGCCAGAACCCGGAACTCGCGGCGTGGCTGCGATCGACCGGCGACGCCGTGTTGGTCGAAGCGAGCCCGGTGGACCGCATCTGGGGCATCGGCCTCGCGGCCGATGACGCGCGGGCGCGCGAACCGGCGCGCTGGCGCGGCCTCAACCTGCTCGGCTTCGCGCTGATGAAGGTGCGCGCCGCGCTCCAATGA